Proteins encoded in a region of the Ciona intestinalis chromosome 6, KH, whole genome shotgun sequence genome:
- the LOC108949538 gene encoding SCO-spondin-like — MTVIPCKHMENQNQKVANSLTAALSLSCPIYFFIYDHIYTQCFISENRNEIYSPSPGCYQINALQYIGANPQVAGWPGITVNECYLMDGCPVNGNCYRPGQLTRVQVRSGKDTARQSVQTGYNYFGQPMCLNYNPTTPQEYLDGYHQCRQAGCVVDPLITPNVLKQQLYQIATTLPVTQQLPFWNGVLSGQIRADNYRQYMRPSACPTAQASSGTVPYSLSLGRKKRSIFPGAGSTSNSGFPNLVPQCPYQSYQGILTGSFASCCQRNYCYTPRTSILRSASGVAAYQGEWGEYSACTVSCGGGTRTRSRPCVKYHNNDTCEHEAQQTHRCNVEACPRFGDWGNYGVCSHDCGGGTQTRTRPCLPEGSTCQDDAQGGASQSRPCNQIACPTYSAWDPWGDCSVRCGVGEKTRTRTCTSPPGAAPCSAESLISTESCAVSCGTCQETEGPCESYNKCYKEITTKCVPDAQGGAYCPNCPNRIIKRRCFPTNGGILGSYCAYCRDPQVPCLPVTP; from the exons ATGACTGTTATCCCATGCAAACACATGGAAAACCAAAATCAAAAAGTCGCAAATTCATTAACTGCAGCC TTGTCTCTAAGTTGccctatatattttttcatttatgaTCACATTTACACTCAATGCTTCATCAGCGAAAACAGAAACGAAATATATTCTCCATCACCCGGCTGCTATCAAATCAATGCACTGCAATATATTGGCGCGAACCCACAAGTTGCTGGCTGGCCAG GTATTACAGTGAATGAATGCTACCTGATGGACGGCTGTCCGGTTAATGGCAATTGTTACCGACCTGGTCAGCTCACGAGAGTCCAAGTAAGATCAGGAAAAGACACAGCTCGTCAAAGTGTCCAAACTGGTTACAACTACTTCGGTCAACCGATGTGTCTTAACTACAATCCAACAACACCACAAGAATACTTGGACGGTTATCATCAATGCAGACAAGCTGGTTGTGTGGTTGACCCATTAATCACTCCAAATGTACTTAAACAACAGCTTTACCAAATTGCAACAACATTACCAGTTACTCAGCAATTGCCGTTTTGGAACGGTGTTTTGAGTGGCCAAATAAGAGCTGACAACTACAGGCAATATATGCGACCAAGTGCTTGTCCGACTGCTCAAGCGTCTTCTGGTACAGTACCATATTCGTTAAGCTTAGGCAGAAAGAAGCGATCTATTTTTCCAGGTGCTGGGTCAACTTCCAACAGCGGCTTTCCAAATCTTGTGCCACAGTGCCCTTACCAAAGTTACCAAGGTATTTTAACTGGAAGCTTCGCCAGTTGCTGTCAAAGAAATTACTGTTATACGCCAAGAACTAGCATCTTGAGGTCGGCTTCAGGGGTTGCAGCTTATCAGGGTGAATGGGGAGAATACAGCGCGTGTACTGTCAGCTGCGGTGGCGGGACAAGAACGAGAAGCAGACCATGCGTGAAATACCATAATAACGACACTTGTGAACATGAGGCACAGCAAACTCATAGGTGTAATGTGGAAGCCTGTCCTCGGTTTGGAGACTGGGGCAATTATGGAGTTTGTTCTCATGATTGTGGAGGTGGAACGCAAACCCGAACCCGACCTTGCTTACCTGAAGGTAGCACCTGCCAAGATGACGCTCAAGGAGGAGCTTCTCAATCACGACCTTGCAACCAAATTGCATGCCCAACCTATTCTGCTTGGGATCCATGGGGAGACTGCAGTGTTCGATGCGGCGTTGGAGAGAAAACACGGACAAGAACTTGTACATCACCACCTGGAGCCGCACCATGTAGCGCAGAGTCTTTGATTTCCACAGAATCGTGCGCCGTTAGTTGTGGGACATGCCAGGAAACAGAAGGCCCATGTGAATCATATAATAAATGCTACAAGGAAATTACAACTAAGTGCGTACCAGATGCACAGGGGGGAGCTTACTGTCCTAACTGTCCCAACCGTATCATTAAAAGACGTTGCTTTCCAACTAATGGTGGTATACTTGGCTCTTACTGCGCATACTGCCGGGACCCACAAGTTCCTTGTCTTCCAGTAACCCCATAA
- the meta2 gene encoding META2 protein precursor (The RefSeq protein has 9 substitutions compared to this genomic sequence) produces MRLLLLGCVFVLSVACAGAQDCNVHQFTMFNQSNPGPPCLKDPCSADSEDVALENCTLYVHCMLYDNACYAKYKPAQEYSDLTGILEVILSLGNGTTTTSTNTGDGDARLFPIGGTGGLPNTGLPGGLGSLPGGLGSFPGASQSFPICTPPAVSPGIGGLPGLGGLGGLGGLGGVGGLPGMGGVGGIGGIGGIGGIGGIGGIGGIGGIGGIGGIGCPSSFPATCNINAQYPSLLLPLLEAPVNIPYCLRIPCSTSNPCLERNRNACLNVPGCYFDMGLLNLRQRYGNTIMPGVPVCHLAVRNKKFHQLVGNYVQTSGRQWNGIYTQCFLNENRNEIYAPSPGCYQINVLKYMGVQPQVAASWPGMTNNDCYLIDGCPINGVCYRPGQLTRVQVRSGEDAARNNAQTGYNYFGQPMCLNYNPTTPQEHLDGYHQCRQAGCVVDPSITTNTLKQQLYQIALTLPIHQQIPFWRGVLNNQIRADNYKQHMNPSGACLNNVQSPNIAPFSLNVGKRRKRNIFQNLAGSLTGLGGLTSGLPSSFFPGTTPQCPYQSYQGFLKGSIAGCCQRNYCYTPRSSILRSASGVAAYQAEWGEYSACTASCGGGTRKRSRPCVTYRHNDTCVQGVAEETHRCNVDACPQFGNWGGFGSCSLTCGGGTQTRTRPCLPEGSTCPDDAQGGASQSRPCNQIACPTYSAWSDFGDCSVACGVGEKTRTRTCTSPPGAAPCSAASLISTESCAVSCGTCQEVEGPCQRFNACYKEITMRCVPDANGGAYCPNCPTRVSKRRCAPTDGSLNAAYCDYCNWPQVTCLPLTP; encoded by the exons ATGAGGTTACTACTTTTAGGCTGCGTTTTCGTGCTTTCCGTGGCGTGTGCAG GTGCGCAAGACTGCAACGTCCATCAATTTACCATGTTCAATCAAT CGAACCCTGGCCCTCCTTGTTTAAAAGACCCATGTGCTGCCGACAGCGAAGATGTGGCCTTGGAAAATTGCACCCTATACGTTCATTGCATGTTGTACGACAATGCATGTTATGCTAAATATa AACCAGCACAAGAATACTCTGACTTGACTGGAATATTGGAAGTGATCTTAAGCCTCGGCAACGGAACTACAACCACCTCAACAAACACTGGTGATGGAGACGCCAGGCTTTACCCAATAG GTGGTACAGGCGGTTTACCAAATACTGGCTTGCCCGGGGGCTTAGGTAGTTTACCTGGTGGTCTCGGTAGCTTTCCCGGCGCTAGTCAGTCTTTCCCAATTTGTACACCACCGGCAGTTTCGCCGGGTATTGGAGGTTTGCCTGGCCTTGGCGGACTCGGTGGACTAGGCGGTCTTGGTGGAGTTGGTGGGCTACCCGGTATGGGTGGAGTTGGAGGAATCGGTGGGATTGGCGGAATCGGTGGAATTGGCGGAATCGGCGGGATTGGCGGAATCGGTGGGATTGGCGGAATCGGTGGGATTGGATGTCCTTCTTCTTTTCCGGCAACATGCAATATTAATGCTCAATATCCAAGTTTGCTTCTACCTTTGTTAGAGGCACCAGTCAATATCCCATATTGCTTAAG AATACCATGCTCCACAAGCAATCCATGCCTTGAAAGAAATAGAAACGCTTGTCTCAACGTCCCTGGGTGTTATTTCGACATGGGTCTTCTTAATCTACGACAACGTTATGGCAATACCATTATGCCCGGTGTACCTGTATGCCATCTTGCAGTCAGAAACAAGAAGTTTCATCAATTGGTTGGCAACTACGTTCAAACG AGTGGACGACAGTGGAATGGCATTTACACTCAATGTTTTCTTAACGAAAATCGAAACGAAATATACGCTCCATCACCCGGCTGCTATCAAATCAACGTTCTGAAGTACATGGGAGTTCACCCTCAGGTTGCAGCTTCTTGGCCAG GTATGACAAACAACGATTGCTACCTGATCGACGGTTGTCCAATCAATGGAGTGTGTTACCGACCTGGTCAGCTCACAAGAGTCCAAGTAAGATCTGGAGAAGACGCAGCTCGTAATAATGCCCAAACTGGTTACAACTACTTCGGTCAACCGATGTGTCTTAACTACAATCCAACAACACCACAAGAACACTTGGACGGTTATCATCAATGCAGGCAAGCTGGTTGTGTGGTTGACCCATCAATTACTACGAACACGCTGAAGCAACAGCTTTACCAGATTGCATTAACTTTACCTATTCACCAACAAATACCTTTCTGGCGTGGTGTGTTGAATAACCAAATAAGAGCCGATAACTACAAGCAACACATGAATCCAAGCGGAGCTTGTCTGAACAATGTACAATCTCCAAACATCGCACCATTTTCACTCAATGTGGGCAAGCGGAGAAAGAGGAATATCTTCCAAAACCTTGCTGGTTCGCTTACTGGTTTGGGTGGTTTGACTAGCGGCCTTCCATCTTCGTTTTTCCCTGGAACTACACCACAGTGCCCGTACCAAAGTTATCAGGGCTTTTTAAAAGGAAGCATTGCCGGATGCTGTCAACGAAACTATTGCTACACCCCCAGGTCAAGCATCTTAAGGTCGGCTTCAGGAGTTGCCGCTTATCAGGCTGAGTGGGGAGAATACAGCGCGTGTACTGCCAGTTGTGGTGGTGGGACACGGAAGAGAAGCAGACCATGTGTGACCTACAGACACAACGACACTTGCGTACAAGGAGTGGCTGAAGAAACCCACCGATGCAATGTAGATGCTTGTCCTCAGTTTGGAAACTGGGGAGGGTATGGTAGTTGCTCTCTTACTTGTGGAGGTGGAACACAAACCAGAACCCGACCTTGCTTACCTGAAGGTAGCACCTGTCCAGATGACGCTCAAGGAGGAGCTTCTCAATCACGACCTTGCAACCAAATTGCATGCCCAACCTATTCTGCTTGGAGTGACTTTGGAGACTGTAGTGTTGCATGTGGCGTTGGAGAGAAAACACGGACAAGAACATGTACATCACCACCTGGAGCCGCACCATGTAGCGCAGCGTCTTTGATTTCCACAGAATCGTGCGCCGTTAGTTGTGGGACATGCCAGGAAACGGAAGGCCCGTGTCAAAGATTCAACGCATGTTACAAGGAGATTACAATGCAATGTGTGCCAGATGCAAATGGAGGAGCTTATTGTCCTAACTGTCCCAACCGTGTATCTAAAAGACGTTGCGTTCCAACTGATGGAAGCCTCAATGCCGCTTACTGCGGTTACTGCAATTGGCCACAAGTTACTTGTCTTCCTTTAACCCCATAA